The proteins below come from a single Triticum aestivum cultivar Chinese Spring chromosome 5D, IWGSC CS RefSeq v2.1, whole genome shotgun sequence genomic window:
- the LOC123120087 gene encoding alpha-(1,4)-fucosyltransferase: protein MRAPPMLVPKRINYVAPMLASALILLLLLSGYFELPSITSSLSTQFSPTVPAAGATGSRRIGTALDSVGSRERSAFTSTLAAFSAWDDAVGCPRIRAKIGAANATTASAMASITGGAGWGGARCEEMKTRHVGVFVKGWTWIPDSLDGVYTCRCGVSCVWSKAAAVVDRPDALLFEGATPPLQRMKGLPLRVYLDLEASRKPTGFEDIFIGYHANDDLQVTYAGKSFHTSRSYHVSTEKTTDALIYWSSSRCLPHRDKLAEDFLSLVPHHSFGKCLNNVGGPDMALSMYPICSNNGNGSPHWWDHLHCAMSHYKFVLAIENTKTESYVTEKLFYALEAGSVPIYFGAPNVWDFIPPDSAIDASKFSSLKELASYVKALANDPVAYAEYHAWRRCGVLGNFGRTREMSLDTLPCRLCELVSKRGGRSADSF, encoded by the exons ATGCGCGCTCCCCCGATGCTCGTGCCGAAGCGCATCAATTACGTGGCCCCGATGCTCGCCTCCGCCCtcatcctgctcctcctcctctccggctaCTTCGAGCTCCCCTCTATAACCTCCTCCCTCTCCACCCAGTTCTCCCCCACCGTCCCCGCAGCCGGCGCCACTGGGAGCCGCCGCATCGGTACAGCGCTCGACTCCGTCGGCTCCCGCGAGCGGTCGGCTTTTACGTCCACCCTCGCCGCGTTCAGCGCTTGGGACGACGCCGTCGGGTGCCCCCGCATCCGCGCCAAGATCGGCGCCGCTAACGCGACGACGGCCTCTGCCATGGCTTCCATCACCGGCGGAGCGGGGTGGGGAGGCGCGAGGTGCGAGGAGATGAAGACGCGGCACGTGGGGGTGTTCGTCAAGGGGTGGACGTGGATCCCCGACTCGCTCGACGGCGTGTACACATGCCGTTGTGGAGTGAGCTGCGTGTGGAGCAAGGCCGCCGCAGTCGTCGACCGCCCCGATGCGCTGCTCTTCGAGGGCGCTACGCCGCCACTGCAG AGAATGAAAGGTCTGCCTCTTCGTGTTTATTTGGATCTGGAGGCTAGCAGGAAACCAACTGGTTTTGAGGACATTTTTATAGGTTACCATGCTAATGATGATTTACAAGTAACATATGCTGGAAAATCTTTCCACACTAGCCGGAGTTACCATGTATCCACAGAAAAGACAACT GATGCACTTATCTATTGGTCATCTTCAAGGTGTCTTCCTCACAGAGACAAGCTTGCAGAAGATTTCCTCTCATTGGTGCCACACCATTCCTTCGGAAAATGTTTGAATAATGTTGGTGGTCCTGACATGGCACTATCCATGTATCCGATTTGCTCAAACAATGGCAATGGATCACCACACTGGTGGGATCACCTACACTGTGCAATGTCACATTACAAGTTTGTTCTTGCAATCGAGAACACCAAGACAGAAAGTTATGTGACAGAGAAGCTGTTCTATGCGTTGGAGGCTGGGTCAGTGCCAATATACTTTGGTGCACCCAATGTCTGGGATTTCATTCCTCCCGATTCCGCAATTGATGCCTCCAAATTCAGCTCTCTTAAAGAACTGGCATCATATGTGAAAGCGCTTGCGAATGATCCGGTAGCGTATGCAGAATACCATGCATGGAGGCGATGTGGTGTTCTCGGCAACTTTGGCAGGACACGTGAAATGAGCCTTGATACACTGCCTTGCCGACTCTGCGAACTAGTTAGCAAGAGAGGTGGTAGAAGTGCAGACTCATTTTGA